A single Prevotella sp. E15-22 DNA region contains:
- a CDS encoding type II toxin-antitoxin system HipA family toxin, whose protein sequence is MKNIHAVSVMYHGRKVGTLSMGNRSTCQFEYDKDWLSNGFSISPLQLPLKAGLFSADYQPFNGNFGVFEDSLPGGYGEYLLRKVLKDSGIDPQGLTPVQWLSIVGSSGMGALCYVPETKLIREDGQRSFDEMQQMALDVLSEKTNDNADMLYFKSGNSGGVRPKCIFSDADGHWLVKFRHTYDPKNIGQLEYDYNKVARQCGIDVPDFKLIEGKYFAVRRFDIENDVRLHIVTASALLNEPITPPKMEYHNLLQLTGYLTQSPKAVEQQFRRMAFNVFAHNMDDHARNFSFICRDGEWSLAPAYDLTNDATLGEHASTINFKGIPTDEDMITVGMNIRMSRERCQQIIEEVKEETRELEKYF, encoded by the coding sequence ATAAAGAATATACATGCTGTAAGCGTGATGTATCATGGACGGAAAGTGGGAACTCTGTCTATGGGTAACAGATCGACTTGCCAATTTGAGTATGACAAAGACTGGCTTTCGAATGGTTTTTCTATTTCACCTTTGCAACTGCCGCTGAAAGCCGGTCTCTTTTCTGCTGACTATCAACCATTCAACGGCAACTTTGGCGTTTTCGAGGACAGCCTGCCTGGTGGCTATGGCGAATACCTACTACGAAAGGTACTCAAGGATTCTGGCATTGACCCACAAGGATTAACCCCTGTACAATGGCTGAGTATAGTTGGCAGTTCAGGAATGGGAGCCTTATGCTATGTACCAGAAACGAAACTCATTCGAGAGGATGGTCAACGCTCTTTTGACGAGATGCAGCAGATGGCACTTGATGTACTATCTGAAAAGACTAACGATAATGCCGATATGCTTTATTTTAAGAGCGGCAACTCTGGAGGCGTGCGCCCTAAGTGTATCTTCTCTGATGCCGACGGGCATTGGCTGGTGAAGTTCCGTCACACCTACGACCCCAAAAACATCGGCCAATTAGAATACGATTACAATAAGGTTGCTCGCCAATGTGGCATAGATGTCCCAGACTTCAAACTGATAGAAGGCAAATACTTTGCCGTTCGCCGTTTTGACATTGAGAACGACGTTCGCCTGCATATTGTCACAGCCAGCGCACTATTGAATGAACCAATTACTCCTCCCAAGATGGAATACCACAATCTGTTGCAGTTGACAGGCTATCTAACACAATCGCCTAAGGCTGTTGAACAGCAGTTCCGAAGGATGGCATTCAATGTCTTTGCCCACAACATGGATGACCATGCACGTAACTTCAGCTTCATCTGTCGTGATGGTGAGTGGTCGTTGGCACCCGCCTACGACCTGACCAACGATGCCACTCTGGGGGAACACGCCTCAACCATCAACTTCAAAGGCATACCCACTGACGAGGACATGATAACTGTTGGCATGAACATCCGCATGTCTCGTGAACGTTGTCAGCAAATCATCGAGGAAGTAAAAGAAGAAACTCGCGAACTCGAAAAATACTTTTAA
- a CDS encoding helix-turn-helix domain-containing protein, whose protein sequence is MQNKFVYDPYPLQVTMQRLAENLKARRLEKKLSTKSLAEMSGVPASSIQRFELKHSISLESYVKLAKALGYSEEIMQLLSEPKYDTMEELLEINKNRTRKRGV, encoded by the coding sequence ATGCAGAACAAATTCGTTTATGATCCTTATCCGCTACAAGTGACTATGCAGCGGTTGGCAGAGAACTTGAAGGCAAGACGCTTGGAAAAGAAACTCTCCACAAAGAGTCTTGCAGAGATGAGTGGCGTGCCTGCTTCATCCATTCAGCGCTTTGAATTGAAACACTCCATCTCTTTGGAATCGTATGTGAAGTTAGCGAAAGCATTAGGCTATTCCGAGGAAATCATGCAGTTGCTGTCAGAACCGAAATACGACACGATGGAGGAACTGCTGGAAATCAATAAGAACCGTACAAGAAAACGTGGCGTATGA